A region of the Myxococcus stipitatus DSM 14675 genome:
CCCAATCGTCGAACTCATAGAGCCGGTACTGCGCGTCGATGGCCTTGGCGACGCCCTGATACAGCAGCGAGAAAGCCCGCTTCACCGACGTGACGTGCACCGGTTGGTAATACCGGTTGAGGACGAGGACGGCGCTGTTGATCATGGTGGTTTCCCGGGACTTGCGGCCGCCACCGCTTCGGCGACCGACCTGAGCTCCTCCTCCGCGAGACACCGGACGTCGAGAACCACCTCGCCATCCGCTATCCTGCCAATAACCGGCGTTCCTCCGCCGCGCAGGCGTTCGAGGAATACTTCCGGCGCACCTACGTTGAGGATGCACGCGAAGGAAGGCAATCGGGCCAGCGGCATGGAGCCCCCGCCCACCTGTCCCACCACCCCGTCCACTCGGGCACTCACACCCTGCTCGGTCAACAAGCCCTGGAGCCGCCGCGCGCGAGCGCGCAGCTCCTCTGGCGTCTGGACGAGCAGCCTGTACGTGGGGACGGCGTCTGGCCTGCCATCCCGATACAGCTCCAACGTGGCCTCCAGCGCGGCCACTGTCATCTTGTCGACTCGCAGCGCCCGCATGAACGGATGCGCCTTGATGCGCGACACCAGCGCCGCGCGCCCCACCACCACTCCCGCTTGAGGGCCTCCCAGGAGCTTGTCCCCGGAGAAGGCCACCACGTCCGCCCCGGCCGCCACCACCTGGCGCACCGTGGGCTCATCCCCCAGTCCCTCGCCCGTCAGCGGCACCAGCGCCCCCGAGCCCAGGTCCTGGAACACCGGCACCCCTCGCTTCAACCCCAGCCCGGCCAACTCCGCCACGCTGGCTTCCTCCGTGAATCCCACCACCGCGAAGTTGGAGCGGTGCACCTTCACGAGCAGCCCCGTGTCCGCGCCAATCACTCCCGCATAGTCCGCGAGCCGCGTGCGGTTGGTGGTGCCCACCTCCACCAGCTTCGCTCCCGACTGGCGCATGACGTCCGGCACCCGGAAGCCCCCGCCAATCTCCACCAGCTCTCCGCGCGAGACGACACACTCGCGCCCCGACGCCAACGCGGCCAGCACCAGCAACACGGCCCCGGCGCAGTTGTTGACGACCAGCGCGTCCTCCGCGCCCGTGAGCCGCCGCAGCAAATCCACCAGGGGGGCATACCTGCTGCCGCGCTCCCCTTCGTCCAGGTCGTACTCGAGGTTGGAGTAGCCCCGAGCCACCTCCACCACCCGAGCCATCGCCTCCGGCGCCAGCGGCGCACGCCCCAGGTTGGTGTGCAGCACCACCCCCGTGGCGTTCAGCACCGAGCGAAGCCCGGGCGTCGCCAACGTGCGCAGGGCCTCCCCGACGTCCGAGTCCTCGAAGGAGCGAGCGTCCCCTTCGAGCAAGCGGGCGCGCACCCGGTCCACCGCCAGCCGGAGCGCGGAGACCGCTCGGGCCCGCGGGACGCCCGCGAGAAGCGGCTCCAGCGACGGCCGCCGCAGGAGCTGCTCGATGGAGGGGAGTGCGCGCAGCAGCGCGTTCTTCCCGCCGTCTACGTTGTTCGACGGTGGGCCCACGCCGGCGAGTCTAGGAGACCCGCCCCCTGATATCCAAGCGAGGGGGCGGTGTCAGACAGGTGACGACCGCCTCACGCTCGCGGGCATTCTGCTTGAGTCCGCGCTCACTCTCGCGTCAGGAAGAGGCTGATCTCCTCGGTGGCCCCGGGCATGACGATGTGTCGCTCGAACTGGAACCCCAGCTTCTCCAGCACCTTGATGGAGGCGGCGTTGTCATTCGAGACGATGGCCGCGATGCGCTTCAGCCCGTAGTCCCGCCGCCCCTGCGACAGCACCGCCGACACCATCTCCAGGGCATAGCCCTGTCCCCAGAACGCGGGCATCAGCGCATAGCCGATGTCCACGTGCTCCAGCGAGTCGCGCTTGAGCAGTCCACTCATCCCCAGGGGCACGCCGTCCGACTTGCGCTCCACCAGATAGAGCCCGAAGCCGTGGCGCGCGTACTGCGCCTGAGGGACGTTGGTGATGTAGTCCTCGGCGCCCTCGAGCGTCCGCACACCCCGGTCCCCGATGAAGCGCAGCCACGACGGCTCGTTCAACAACCCAAGGATGAAGGGCGCATCCTCCCGCACGATCTTGCGCAGGACGAGCCGCTCCGTCTCCAGGACTTTCATGTGAAGGTCTCCCCGGAAAGCTCGCGGCTCCAATGAACGGAAGCGTCCAGGCAGTCGCGCCACGAGCCACCGCGGGGGATGTAACACGCGCCCTTCTCCCGCGCGGCGGTGAGTGGACACGTCATGCGACTGGCGCCGGGAGCCTCACTCCCAGCGCCAGATACTTCGACTAAGCGTCGGCCTCTTCGATTTCCAGCTCACTGCCCGCGCCGCTCAACAGCTCGAGCAGCTCGTCCACGCCGCCCTCGCTGTCCTGCAGGGACTTGAGCTTGCCGCCTCCGAGGAACTGCATGATGAACTGGTCCTTCATCTCGAACCGGCCCCCCTGGACCTCGCCCAGGACGGTCAGCGTGTGCGGCTCGCCGTGGCCCACCAGGCGGTCGGCGACCTCGCAGTTGCCCAGCACCAGCACGCTCGAGTGAAGCTCGGCCGACTTCACCACCAGGTCTCCCAGGACGAGCAGCCCACCGGGCCCCTTCACCTCCAGGGTCTCCACCTCGACATCACCCGTGACGACAACACTCTCGCGCGAGGAGATCGTCAACTGGGAGTCCTTCACCTTCTCGTGCAGCACGATGCCGTTGCGCATGAGGGAGGAGATGTCGACGGGCGCGGCCAGCAGGCCGTCGTCATCCAATGCGGTCAGTCTCTCATCCGCGGCCTCGAGTTCTTCCGCGTGCTTCTGGAGCTTCGTGGGGAGCTGAATCATGTCTGCCTTCGTCCATACACCGCGATGCAGGCCCCCGGAAGCGTCATCCACCAGGGGCCGGACCGAGGCGCAATCACCCCAGCTAGGGGCGGAGCTTCAGGTGCAGCACGTCCGCGCGGCGCGACGTGGGCGTGTACCAGGTGCCATCCAGCTCGAAGGGGTTCGCCAGGTCGCCCGCCGCGATGATGCCGCCCTCCACGGGGGCCAGGTGAAGGCCCGAGTGGAGCGGCTCCAGCACGCGGACCCAGCGCGTCTCCAGGGAGGACTCGAAGGACGCGAGGGTCGGTCGGTTCGGTGCCTGCCCCTCGGGCAACCCCACGGGCCCCAGGCCCAGGAGGTCCGCCCAGCCCGCCTGCGACGTCACGATGCGCCCGGTCTCATCCACCGCCAGGCCCTGGAAGGACAGGCTCACCGAGGCGTCCGACTGGAAGTGCCGCAGCCCCTCCTCCGTGCCCAGGGGCCCCAGCCGTCCCAGCACCGCATCCCGAGGCCCATCCCCCGCGTCGTTCGGCTCCCGGCTCGAGTACGTGTGTCCCGCGAAGGTGAGGTTTCCGTCAAAGGCCCCCACGAACACCACGCCACCGTCCGGCAGCGTCCGCACCCCATGGAGGTCCCCATGGCTCACGGGGAAGACGCGAGACCACAGCAGGTTGCCGCTCACGCCCCACCTGGCGGCGAACAGCCCATTCATGAACGTGGGCCCCACGCCGAAATCCGTGTCGCGTCCGACCCAGCCCCCCACCGAGATGTTCTCCTCCGAATCCACCGCGACGGACGACGCCTTCGTCCCCCGCGCCGTGGACGCCACCAGCAGCCGAGACCACCGCAGGCGCCCATCCGAATCGAGCTTCAGGAGGAAGGAGTTGGGAGACTGTCCCTCCGTCGGGAAGCTCTTGCCGGAGTACACGACCCCCGCGCCGAAGTTCGTGTAGCCCCAGAAGGTGCCCACCAGCACCGCGCTGCCATGGGCATCCGTCGCGAGGTCGAGCACCTCCATGGGGTTCTCATAGAAGACGTTGGGGGTCTCGAACCAGGCGATGTACCCCTGAGTCCACTCCACCTTGCCTGACGTGCCCAGCCGCGCCACGAACATCCCGCGCCCCCAGGGCAGCGGGCCCTTCCCCAGGTTCGGCGCCCCGAAGTACTCGCCCGCGGCGAGCACCTGGCCGTCGCTCGTCACCGCCACCTTCCGGAACTCCACACCCGCCTGGGCGAACTCACGCGACCACACGGAGGCCCCGTCCGCGCCGTGGAGCGTGACGACATCCACCTGCTCGAACGACGAAGGAGCGGCCTGCAGCGGCTCCACCGCGCTCAGGGAGACGTAGCCCCCCTCCCGCCCGGACGCGACATGGCGCGTGCGCTCCGCCGGAAGACCTCCGGACTGGGTCACCCAGGCGACCGTGCCCGAAGGGCGTGGGCCGCCTCGGTAGGAACAGAACGACTCACTCTCCGAGAGCACGAGCAGCTGCGGCGCGACGGCGAGGATGCCGCGCTTCTGCGCCTCCAAGGATGCGAAGCGCAGGTCCTCCTGTGCATCCGGATGAAGCGCGAAGGCATGGCGTCCCGAGGTCGTCACGACGGACGTCACATCGAACTCCACCCACTGGTCCCGGCTCACCGCGCCCAGGTCCCCCAGGACGGTGGCGGAGATGGCCGGGCGGTGGTTCCAGTCCGTCGTCGCCCCCTCGAAGGACTGGGCCTTGAACAGCCGAGGGCCATTCCCCGAGGCGTCCAGGGCATACAGCCGCAGCAACACCCGACGCACCGGCCGGCTCCCCAGCTGTACGTCGAAATCCAGATAGCTCTCCGCCTGAGGCCAGCCATCCACCGAGAGCGACGCTGCTCGATGAAACACCGTCGTGGGCGACGACTGAACGACCGACGTGTCGTGAAGTGGAACGAAGGTCCGGGACAACAGCTCCTGGCGTGTCATGCACGCATCAGGGGGCTCGCTCCGGGACGCCCCCGTCCACACGAGGAGCTCCGGACGCTGCGTGCTCACCTCGCGCGAGTGGAACCCCACCTCGTCCGTCGAGTTGCCGTACAGGCCCAGCGACACCTCGCCATTGCCCCTCACGAGGTTCGTCACGTCGTAGTCGACGAAGCCAGACGGGGTGAGCACCGGCACCCGGTCCACGGCGCTCCCCACCCGCGCGGGACGGGAGTTCCAGGTGACACTCCCCTCGGTCCAGGCGCCTCGGGTCTCGAAGACGGAGGGCCCGTTGGCCGAGCCATCATTGCCGACCTTCAGCCGGAGGACCGCGCGCTGCACCGTCTCCGTCAGCCCCTGGAGGAAGAAGCGCAGGTGGACCTCGCGCTGAGGGGTGTTCCCCACCCGAAGGAGCACGGACGCACCTCCGGACGGAGTCCCCGGCGCATCCGCCGAGACAAACGCATCCGCGCTCGGCGCGAAGGCCACGGGGGCGCCCGAGACAGGAAGCGGCGGGATGGACGGAGGCGGGTGGTCCTGGGCGGACTCGATGGTGAGCACGAGCCGGGGGCGCAGCGTGGGGTCCTCGTGCTCGCTCGAGGCGAACATCACGCCGTCCGGGTCATCCGCCTTCAAGAAGACATCGACCGTGTTGCGCTGGAGGTTGATGGCCTCCGTGACATCCCATTCCACCCAGGTGCCACGAAGGACGGGCCCCACGTCGGCGACCACCCAGGAGCCCGACCACAGGGGCCGCGTGTTCCACGTCGTCAGCTCACTCCAATTCCAGACACCGGGCGGGTTGCGCACCGACGGTCCATCCATGGAGCTGTCCAGCGCATGGAGGCGCAGTCGCGCGGTCGTCAGCGTCCCCGCGAAGGGAGGAATCGCGAAGCGGAGGTACGCCTCGGCCTGGGGAGAGCCATCCACCTCCAGGGTCGTCAGGGCGCCGTAGCTCGTCGTGGGCGACCCCTCCATGACGTGGGTGTCCGCCACCGGGTACAGCGTCTCATTCCGGGTGATGAGCGCGTCGCCGCGTGAGCCTCTCTTTGTGGAAGTCGAGGCCCCCGTCTGAGAAGGCCCACACCCACTCGCGAGCCCCAGCAACACCCCCAGCCCCCACCCCACCACCCTCTTCGCTCCATGTCTCACGCCGCGCCCCCCTCGGTTCAACGAGGGAGGTCATCGAGCAACAGACGCGCCATGAAACAACAGAGGGGGTTGTCTCGGTACTTCAAGACAACTCGAGGGGGGCGCCGCGCGCTCAATACACGTTGTACTTGCGGCGCAGCGCCTCGTGCTCCTCCGCGTTGCGCGAAGGGTGCAGCTTCTTCTCGGCGTCGTGCAGGTAGTACCAGAACTCGCTCGACTTGGGCGCCATGGCGGCCTGGAGCGACTCCACGGTGGGCGCGCCGATGGGGCCCGGCGGCAGGCCCTTGCGGTGGCGCGTGTTGTACGGGTCCTCGGGGTCTCGCAGGCGCTTGAGGAACTCGCGGCGGTCATTCCACTGCGCCAGCGCGTAGCGCGACGTCGCGTCCACGCCCAGGGGGAACCCCTTGTCCACGCGCTTCCAGAGGATGCCCGCCACCAGCGGACGCTGGTCCGGCACCGGCTCCTCGCGCTCGAGCATCGACGCCATCACCACCACCTCGTGGAGGGAGCGGCCGCTCTTCTCAATGGCGTCGCGGTTGGGCTTGAAGAAGCGCTCCGCGAAGGCATCAATCTGACGCTGGATGAGGTCCTCGACGTCCAGCTTCCCCGGAATCACCCCGTAGGTCTCCGGGTAGAGGTAGCCCTCCAGGCTGCCTCCGGTGGGCAGCGGGAAGGGCGCGGTGTAGCGGCGGGTGTCGCTGGCCGCGGCGATGTACGCCCCGGCGGTGATGAAGCCCGCGGCGGTGAGCGCCGCGTCGGTGTCGCGCAGACGCCAGCCCTCCACCACGACGAAGGGCACATCGTCCGGAAGGGGATTGTCCTCCAGCGCCGAGGCCAGCTCCGCCACCGTCATGGACGGGCTCACCGGGTGGCGGCCCGCCTTGGGGGAGAACTTGCCTCGGCGGAAGAGGTGCCAGCGCCACACGCGCGCATCCCGGATGAGCCCCTGGGTGGCGAGCAACGCCCCCAAACCCCTGCCCGAGGAGCCCTTGGGGACGGTGAACTCCACCGTCGGCGCGCCGGGGGCGGCCACGGCTTGATTCGCCGCCTGCTCCACCCACCAGAAGGCGCCCGCTCCCACCACCGCCAACAGCACGAAGACCGCAGCCAGACCCACGAGAATCTTCTTCATCGCGGCGCACCGTAGCACCGACGCCCCCTCATGCCTCCTTCCGAGTCACCGGATGTCCGCTCCCGGGTGCCGCCTCTCCGGCCGGCCGGGCGGCGGGGGCGCCCTGCCCCACTCCGCGCCTCGGACAGCCTTTCGTCCACGCCCGTGGTCTCCCGACTCCGCGTGCACTGGCGGCCCCCGGCCCTCGTTCTCATCTTCGAGGCCGTCAGCCCTTTCCCCTCTGTCCCGCGAGGAACGCCCATGCCCAGCCCGCTCTCAAGCGATCAGCTCACCACCCGCGATGGCACCCGCATCTACTTCAAGGACTGGGGCCCTCGGGACGGTCAACCCGTCGTCTTCTCGCACGGCTGGCCTCTCACCGCCGACGCCTGGGAGGACCAGATGATGTTCCTGTCCGAACGGGGCTTCCGCACCATCGCCCATGACCGCCGCGGCAATGGCCGCTCCTCCCAGCCCTGGGACGGACATGACATGGACCACTTCGCGGATGACCTGGCGGAGCTGACCTCCGCGCTGGACCTGCGCAAGGCCGTCCACGTCGGGCACTCGACGGGAGGGGGCGAGGTGGCGCGCTACATCGGACGTCATGGCACCGGGCGCGTCGCGAAGGCGGTGCTCATCGGCGCCGTGCCGCCCATCATGCTCAAGACGGACTGGCACCCGAATGGACTGCCTCGCGAGGTCTTCGACGGCATCCGCGAAGGCGTGCGCAAGGACCGCGCCTCCTTCTTCAAGGAGCTGACGCTCGCGTTCTTCGGCTTCAACCGCCCCGGCGCGAAGGTCTCCGAGGGACTGCGCGAGAGCTTCGTCCTCCAGGGCTTGATGGGCTCGCTGAAGGCGGAATACGACACCGTGAAGGCCTTCTCGGAGACGGACTTCCGCGCGGACCTGGCGAAGTTCGACGTGCCCACCCTGGTCATGCACGGGGACGACGACCAGATTGTCCCCTTCGAGGGCGCCGGAAAGCTCACGGCCACCCTGGTGAAGGGCGCGAAGCTGAAGGTCTACCCGGGCTTCGGCCACGGGCTGTGCTCGGTCAACAAGGACGTCATCAACGAGGACCTGCTCGCCTTCATCCGAGGCTGAGCAGACACGTCCGAGTCAACCGCCGACGAGCTGCTGGAAGCGCCGCTGCAGCTCCTCGGGCGAGAGATGCTCGAGGCGTTTGGAGAGTGCCCAGCGGTGGCCGAAGGGGTCCCGCAGGTGCGCCACGCGGTCGCCGTAGAACTCATCCGTGATGGGCCGCTCGAGGATTGCGCCCGCGGCGATGGCGCGCTGGGCCAGGCCGTCCACGTCATCGACGGACAGGTTGAGCAGGCTCGTGGCCCCACCTCGGCTCTGGGGCCCCAGGATGTCCAGCTCCGGGTACTCGTCCGCGATGGCCAGCGTGACGCCCCCCAGTGACAGCTCCGCATGGCCCAGCCGCCCCGAGGGCTCCACGAGCCTGAACAGCTCCTGGGCGCCGAGGACTTCCGTGTAGAACTTCAACGCCGCCATCGCGTTCTTCATCACGAGCTGGATGCCCAGCCGAGGGCCCTGCCCGGACACCGCGGAAGTGTTCGTCATCGGATTCCCCTTGGAAGTGAGGCGGGACTCAGCGCGACGCGGACTTGATGACCGGCAGCTTGGGCGCCCGGCCGTAGAGCAACTGGTAGGTGTTGTACGAACGCAACACGCGCTTGATGTAGCCACGCGTCTCGGAGATGGGAATCTCCTCCACCCACGCGTCGAGCGGCAGGTCCGGCTTGTCCGCGCGCCAGCGATTCACGGCGCCGGGCCCCGCGTTGTAGCTGCCCACCGCGTAGGGCGTGTGGCCCCCGAAGCGCTTCAACAGGCCCCCGAGGTAGTGCGCCCCCATGCGGATGTTGAGGTCGGGCTGGAGCAACTGCTCCACCGTGAAGCGCTTGAGCTTCAGCTCTCGCGCCACGCTCTTCGCGGTGGAGGGCATCAGCTGGGTGAGCCCCAGCGCTCCGGCCCACGAGAGCGCCTTCGGGTCCAACGCGCTCTCCTCGCGCATCAGCGCCTGGAGCAGGTCGGCCTCCACGCCCGCCGTGGACGTGTGCTTCTCGATGAGCTCGCGGAACGCATTGGGATAGGCCACCTCCCACACCACCCGCGTCTCCTTCGTGATGCGGCCACTCAAGTCCTTGCGCAGCGCCAGCCGCGCCACCGCGTGAGCGGCACGCTCATCACCCGCCTCGTGCAGCACCAGCACCAACAAGCGGATGGCCTCCGCCGGCTGGTTCGCCCGGCTCACCGCGAGCAGCTCCGAGGACACGGCCTCCGGGAAGCCCAGACGCAACAGCTCGATGCCCGCGCGGAAGTGAGGGTCCTCCCCCATGGGCCCCGCGAACAGTGGCCACGGGCTCGCGGCCTCCGGCACCGCGAAGATGTCCGGGGTGATGCGCTCCAGCCGGGCCGGGTCCAACGTGGCGATTTGCGAGCGCGCCATCAGCCCGTAGTACGTCGCGGGGTGGTCCACGGCGATCTTCTCGAACAGGTCCGCCGCGCCCTGGATGTTGCCCTGGTCCTGGTACGTCCGCGCCCGCCAGTAGCGCGCGCGCTCCACGTCATAGCTCTCGTCCGACTGCGCGAAGCGCTGCTCGATGCGGTCCAGGAAGGACAGCCCCGCGTCCTCCACCTTGCTGGTGCGCGCAATCCAGTACGCCTTGAAGAGCGCCTCGCCCAGGAAGTCGCCCTGCGGATACAGTCGCGCCAGCTCGTCCAGCCGAGCCATCGCCTCCTGGGGGCGGTCTGTCTTCACATACAGGTCCGCCGCGTAGAACAGCGCGTCGTCCGCGAAGCTGTGGTCCGGGAACTCGCGAGCCAGCCGCTCGTACGTGTCCGTTCCGCGCGAGGAGTCGACGATCGAGCGCGACGAGCCCAGCACATACAGCGCCCGCGCCAGCAGGTCGCGGTCCGTGCACTTCGCCACCACCTGCGACAGGACCTCGATGGCGCGCGTGTGCTGGCGCTCCTTGCGCAGGCCCTTGCCGTAGGCGAAGTGCGCACGGCACGCGAGCGCCTCCGGGAGGACCAGCTTCGGCAGCAGCGGCTCCAGCTGCGTGAGGCCCTGCTTGTTGCGGTGCAGCTCCACCAGTTGCTCACCCCGAGCCACCTTCGCGTCGACGGGCGGCGTCTGCCCCTTGAGCCGCCGCTCGGCCTGCAGCGCCAACGGAGACAGGGGATGTGAGCCCCACAGCCGCCACAGCGCGGTGCGCTCGGCGGCGCGGTCCTTCTTCTCCGCGGCGATGTCGGCGATGGCCATCAGCGCCTCGGCGCCCACGTTGCGTCCCCAGCTGGGCGCGGCGCGCGAGGTGAGCGGCTCCAGCGCGGCCATCGCTCCCGCCGCGTCCTTCTTCTTGCGCAGCACCCGCGACAGCGCCAGCCGGGCATCCACGTACAGCCGCGACTCCGGAGGCACCTGCGCGAGCAGCACCGCGGACTCATCGAAGCGGCGCAGGCCCTCCAGCGCCACCCCCGCATGCGTGAGGCACCTGTCCCTCAGCGCGGGGTAGTCGGGCGCCAGCGCGGCCAGCTCCTTCGCGGCCGTCTCTTCATCGCCCGAGCGCAGCGCGGACAGGGCCCGCAGGTAGCGCACCGGGGGCGCGTCCCCTTCCGTCTTGAGCAGC
Encoded here:
- a CDS encoding transglycosylase SLT domain-containing protein; translated protein: MKLFFSKLAVVASSVLLSAQAPAPQVPASEAVPSEAPTPHTENAPPEAQLSPPPDAEKAPLPEGFVEVLNPAFPNAAPPAPVVHRGRRYALEDLSPYFGEGKKKEARVAFDKGQFSRARELLKTEGDAPPVRYLRALSALRSGDEETAAKELAALAPDYPALRDRCLTHAGVALEGLRRFDESAVLLAQVPPESRLYVDARLALSRVLRKKKDAAGAMAALEPLTSRAAPSWGRNVGAEALMAIADIAAEKKDRAAERTALWRLWGSHPLSPLALQAERRLKGQTPPVDAKVARGEQLVELHRNKQGLTQLEPLLPKLVLPEALACRAHFAYGKGLRKERQHTRAIEVLSQVVAKCTDRDLLARALYVLGSSRSIVDSSRGTDTYERLAREFPDHSFADDALFYAADLYVKTDRPQEAMARLDELARLYPQGDFLGEALFKAYWIARTSKVEDAGLSFLDRIEQRFAQSDESYDVERARYWRARTYQDQGNIQGAADLFEKIAVDHPATYYGLMARSQIATLDPARLERITPDIFAVPEAASPWPLFAGPMGEDPHFRAGIELLRLGFPEAVSSELLAVSRANQPAEAIRLLVLVLHEAGDERAAHAVARLALRKDLSGRITKETRVVWEVAYPNAFRELIEKHTSTAGVEADLLQALMREESALDPKALSWAGALGLTQLMPSTAKSVARELKLKRFTVEQLLQPDLNIRMGAHYLGGLLKRFGGHTPYAVGSYNAGPGAVNRWRADKPDLPLDAWVEEIPISETRGYIKRVLRSYNTYQLLYGRAPKLPVIKSASR
- the selA gene encoding L-seryl-tRNA(Sec) selenium transferase translates to MGPPSNNVDGGKNALLRALPSIEQLLRRPSLEPLLAGVPRARAVSALRLAVDRVRARLLEGDARSFEDSDVGEALRTLATPGLRSVLNATGVVLHTNLGRAPLAPEAMARVVEVARGYSNLEYDLDEGERGSRYAPLVDLLRRLTGAEDALVVNNCAGAVLLVLAALASGRECVVSRGELVEIGGGFRVPDVMRQSGAKLVEVGTTNRTRLADYAGVIGADTGLLVKVHRSNFAVVGFTEEASVAELAGLGLKRGVPVFQDLGSGALVPLTGEGLGDEPTVRQVVAAGADVVAFSGDKLLGGPQAGVVVGRAALVSRIKAHPFMRALRVDKMTVAALEATLELYRDGRPDAVPTYRLLVQTPEELRARARRLQGLLTEQGVSARVDGVVGQVGGGSMPLARLPSFACILNVGAPEVFLERLRGGGTPVIGRIADGEVVLDVRCLAEEELRSVAEAVAAASPGKPP
- a CDS encoding VOC family protein; protein product: MTNTSAVSGQGPRLGIQLVMKNAMAALKFYTEVLGAQELFRLVEPSGRLGHAELSLGGVTLAIADEYPELDILGPQSRGGATSLLNLSVDDVDGLAQRAIAAGAILERPITDEFYGDRVAHLRDPFGHRWALSKRLEHLSPEELQRRFQQLVGG
- a CDS encoding GNAT family N-acetyltransferase, translating into MKVLETERLVLRKIVREDAPFILGLLNEPSWLRFIGDRGVRTLEGAEDYITNVPQAQYARHGFGLYLVERKSDGVPLGMSGLLKRDSLEHVDIGYALMPAFWGQGYALEMVSAVLSQGRRDYGLKRIAAIVSNDNAASIKVLEKLGFQFERHIVMPGATEEISLFLTRE
- a CDS encoding alpha/beta fold hydrolase, with the translated sequence MPSPLSSDQLTTRDGTRIYFKDWGPRDGQPVVFSHGWPLTADAWEDQMMFLSERGFRTIAHDRRGNGRSSQPWDGHDMDHFADDLAELTSALDLRKAVHVGHSTGGGEVARYIGRHGTGRVAKAVLIGAVPPIMLKTDWHPNGLPREVFDGIREGVRKDRASFFKELTLAFFGFNRPGAKVSEGLRESFVLQGLMGSLKAEYDTVKAFSETDFRADLAKFDVPTLVMHGDDDQIVPFEGAGKLTATLVKGAKLKVYPGFGHGLCSVNKDVINEDLLAFIRG
- a CDS encoding DUF7594 domain-containing protein — its product is MRHGAKRVVGWGLGVLLGLASGCGPSQTGASTSTKRGSRGDALITRNETLYPVADTHVMEGSPTTSYGALTTLEVDGSPQAEAYLRFAIPPFAGTLTTARLRLHALDSSMDGPSVRNPPGVWNWSELTTWNTRPLWSGSWVVADVGPVLRGTWVEWDVTEAINLQRNTVDVFLKADDPDGVMFASSEHEDPTLRPRLVLTIESAQDHPPPSIPPLPVSGAPVAFAPSADAFVSADAPGTPSGGASVLLRVGNTPQREVHLRFFLQGLTETVQRAVLRLKVGNDGSANGPSVFETRGAWTEGSVTWNSRPARVGSAVDRVPVLTPSGFVDYDVTNLVRGNGEVSLGLYGNSTDEVGFHSREVSTQRPELLVWTGASRSEPPDACMTRQELLSRTFVPLHDTSVVQSSPTTVFHRAASLSVDGWPQAESYLDFDVQLGSRPVRRVLLRLYALDASGNGPRLFKAQSFEGATTDWNHRPAISATVLGDLGAVSRDQWVEFDVTSVVTTSGRHAFALHPDAQEDLRFASLEAQKRGILAVAPQLLVLSESESFCSYRGGPRPSGTVAWVTQSGGLPAERTRHVASGREGGYVSLSAVEPLQAAPSSFEQVDVVTLHGADGASVWSREFAQAGVEFRKVAVTSDGQVLAAGEYFGAPNLGKGPLPWGRGMFVARLGTSGKVEWTQGYIAWFETPNVFYENPMEVLDLATDAHGSAVLVGTFWGYTNFGAGVVYSGKSFPTEGQSPNSFLLKLDSDGRLRWSRLLVASTARGTKASSVAVDSEENISVGGWVGRDTDFGVGPTFMNGLFAARWGVSGNLLWSRVFPVSHGDLHGVRTLPDGGVVFVGAFDGNLTFAGHTYSSREPNDAGDGPRDAVLGRLGPLGTEEGLRHFQSDASVSLSFQGLAVDETGRIVTSQAGWADLLGLGPVGLPEGQAPNRPTLASFESSLETRWVRVLEPLHSGLHLAPVEGGIIAAGDLANPFELDGTWYTPTSRRADVLHLKLRP
- the mltG gene encoding endolytic transglycosylase MltG, giving the protein MKKILVGLAAVFVLLAVVGAGAFWWVEQAANQAVAAPGAPTVEFTVPKGSSGRGLGALLATQGLIRDARVWRWHLFRRGKFSPKAGRHPVSPSMTVAELASALEDNPLPDDVPFVVVEGWRLRDTDAALTAAGFITAGAYIAAASDTRRYTAPFPLPTGGSLEGYLYPETYGVIPGKLDVEDLIQRQIDAFAERFFKPNRDAIEKSGRSLHEVVVMASMLEREEPVPDQRPLVAGILWKRVDKGFPLGVDATSRYALAQWNDRREFLKRLRDPEDPYNTRHRKGLPPGPIGAPTVESLQAAMAPKSSEFWYYLHDAEKKLHPSRNAEEHEALRRKYNVY